TAGGGGGTTTGAGGAAGAAATTAAATATgtaaaacaactggtgagggcaataggCATGGTAGtcagtaaagatggagaaataaagttgccaggcagagttaataataatagtaataattgcggtatttattaagcacttactatgtgccaaacactgttctaaaggctggggtagagtcaagataatgaggtgctttgcacacaataagtgctcaatgcaattgaatgaataaggatgaACTTGCTGTGGACGAGGTCagtctgatatctggatttctgccagcagcaccctGCGGCTCGTGTACAGAAGCAAAGGaaatggactgtggaggtgatccagggctgtgggttagtggtgtgagattggtgagggataggggagctagtacaatacagtagggttggtggatatgtcccctgaccacaagcctacagtctagagggggaatatttatattaagctcttactgtatacagagaactgtactgagccttggggATACGAAGCAACTGGAGAAGGCCCTGAGGAAAATTTCCACAACGATGAGAGGGGTGGGAAATAGGTGCCATGAGTCCAGGTTAAAGGAATGGGGGTTTCTTAGTCTGAAGAAGAGAAAACCGAGGGGAGACTTAACTCTAACAACTTTTTTCAAGGCTGACCTAGAGGTCCAAACGAGAAGGAACGGGTTAAACTTGCTTGCAGCAGGAGACAGTGCATTTGGCCAGAGGAAGCTCTTCTTGATTCTTCTGGTAACATGAGATGGGAACAGGCTTCTGAGGGAACTTGGGGAATCTCCATCCCTTGAGATCTTTAAAAATACGAGACAGCCATCTGTCCTGGATTGTTCAGGCATTCACCTATCTAAAGGCAGGGGCCTGGCTAAGGTAACCTTGGGGCTTCCCATCCATTCAAGGACTCTAAGGTTGTAAAGTGAAATGCTTGATTCTCTAATTGGCCAGCCAAAAATAATATAACATGTAATTTAAGCCTAGTAAGATCTGCCCTAAACTGCCAATTTACAAAACTGTTGTCCAGAGAGCTTTAGAAAAGCAAACATGCAGAGCCTTCATTTAACGGGCAGTAGGGCGTCAGTCATCTGACCATCATTCTTCCAAATGACCAGTCAACTGGTGCCAAAATAGGCAGGAAAGCTCATGCGTGCATGAATTGGGTGGgaccccctgcctccttccctagcTGCCCATTACTGACCTGCTGAAGGAGCAGCATCCAGGCTGgatcccatccccttctctctcctgacAGCCCAGCTAGCAGAGGGGAGAACCACTCTCTGCTGGATGGCCAGACCTGGATCTGGTGAGAAAGGAGAGTGGGACCCATGGTGAGGTCTCCTGCTCACGGTTTCAGTCCAGTGGGGGGAGAGCCATTGTCATCTGCAAGGACGGTTGAAATCTGGTGGAGCCaagacagagtgagagagaagagtttgTCCTTTCCCTCTGTATGCCCGCTGTCCCCCCTGGGATTTCTTCGAGACCAGTCTGCATCCTTCCAGAGGATGAGCATCCCCGTGGCCCCGCTCCACCGGGGACCCCGGGCAAACTTCCCAGTTTACCTCTGATTTAAAGATGCCCTGGATGCCCAGAACCTGCTGGAGTCATCCCCGCCCCTTATTAGGTCTCCCCTTCTACCAGCCCCACAACTGATGGATGAGGGATCCATTCTTTGACCTTTTGACGACCCAAAGTAACCACCATTTGCCTGATCCGTTCCCACCGGGCATTACCTACCGGTTATGGGCTAGTCCGTAAGATTGCTTGGGTCAGTTGGCTGAAGGCACTTTATCTGAACGAGAGCTGCTGCGTCTCCTCTGGCACTTAGAAAGGGGGCCTGCCTGTTTGAAGGTCAAGAGTGGTAACATTTCTGAGACCAGAGTGGCTTCTGTAAGCACAGGTAAGCCCTAGAGTCACGGTGGAGTGGGTGGAGAGACAGGAAATTTGAGGAGAACAGAAGGGTTGGTCGGGTACAAGGGTGAGGGTGCTACTCCAGCAGGGCACTGTCCACATCCTTAGCATGGCCCAACCCAGGATCTTAGCTCTTTCCTGTTCCATCCCTTTCAGGGTCAGGTTAGAGAGTGAGGCTACTTTTCTGAAACAATCCAGTCAAGTCAGTCAGCATTAAGATATCCGTATCCTTTGTCTAACCCACAACTATAGGCAGGACTTCCAAAACAGGAGACAAGATAACCTAGGTTTGGCAGCTTGAAATTAACTGGGTATAGATGCCAtacacaccctcctccccccctccgcccccttccccaaccaccaaatcaatcaatggtattggtacttgttaagcacttacttggggccaagcactgttctaagtgctgggatagatacacgctaatcaggtagaacacagtccctggtctcacatagggttcacactcttaatccccattttacagatgtggtaaccgaggcacagagaagtgaagtgacttgcccatggtcacacagtagacgtagcagagctgggattagaacccagatccttctgactcccaggccagtgctctatccattaagccaagctgctgctgtagacatgttccctacccaaaaggagcttggagtctagagggggaggcagacatgaaaataaattacagatatagacgagtgctgtgggcctgaggttgggtgattaaaccctcatttttccctactccctctctcttctgggttACCCTAGCATttggacttgtaccctttattcaccagaaATCTCTAGTCCTAGTTCAGTTCCATgtacaccctaagtgctcaagaatTCTTTTTTGCGAATGATAAGGATGATGGTGACGAAACATGGGGTTATTGAGGTGAGCATGAAGAATCCAGGGTTTTTTCTAGTCTCCTAGTCatttcatcatcctcctcatcaatggtatttattgagtgcttactgcaggcagagcactgtatgaagagcttcattcagttgtatttattgagcacatactgtgtgcagagcattgtactaagcacttgggcgagcacaacaataaacagatgcatttcctgcccacaaagagcttagtctagaggggagcttacaatttagaagcgcttggcagagtacagtacaacggagttgacagacgtgttccctgccacaatgagtttacagtaaggggtggtcgggggagacagacattaataaaatgtacataagtgccgtggggcccaAGATTACAGATCCAAGGGCCCAGACGACATAGATTTCCTCTGAGCAGCTAGCACAAAGGTTACTGAGTCATTTCCCAAACAAAGAGCAACTGCCAGCAAACCCTGCCTGGCACCCAACATTTGCTTAACTGGCTCCAGCCCCACGGGTTTCTTGAAAGGGCCAATGGAATTGGCTGTTAACAAGGTCAACATTATATCCCGAGGCGGCATTCAGTAATGGTAAGACTCGCCTTCTCGTGGTCTCAAGCTGATTCTAAGTTGCCTTTCATTACTAATCTATAATATACATAAACCATTCCTGTGGACTCATTTTATTCAAGGAACAGCGCCCCATTGATAGCTGTCCCTGGTTCGTTTCCAGTTGGTTCAAGCTGTTGACTTAACCCAGACTTAACTGACTTGACCTAACTGGCCCTTAACCCAGACAGACAGCATCAACCCAGTTCATCTTTACAAGCTGAtgatggagggaggcagagtggcttaacggaaagagcctgggcctgccaGGAAGATAGGTTACGaagaaatgataaaaataaaaacacacgcacacacactcacaacccAAACGAATTGGTGTTTTATAAAAACTTGCCACTATATTGCACCATTAAATTCAGTTGCTCACAACAGAATCAGCTGACATACAGGTAATACTACGGTTTATCAGCGATTTCAACTTGAAGATGTCCCTTCGCCTATCACCCTCCTCAGATCAGCTGGAATTTCAAATCCTCATTTTGTTCTAATGAATAGTCCCAAGTTGGATGGTTGTGTGTGAGCATGTGAGCGTGTCTCTTTCTGAACACATCTCATCCATCCTTTGAattgagcagagagaaggaaacagaaaatGCTTGGCCCGTCAGTGTGGGGAATACAAGGGCTGATTCCACATTTCTTTCTCGCTCAGCCCAACGGGAAGGATCTGGAATGGAAACACAAACCAACTAAAAACGGATGAGACATCCCATCGCTTTTTGGAGCCACTTGAGTCAGAAACCTAGTAAGACAAATGAGTTGCCAATCCTTCCGGCCCCCGCACTGCAACATTCCAACACAGACgagcccccccccggggctcagttCTCTAGCAAAATCACGAAGCCTTCTAAAGAGGAAATGGCCAAGCATTGACCCTAAGGTCTTTCTCACCGAGGGGGTGAAAGGAACCGgacctggggatggggagggatttgAGGCTAAGCGGTGATCAACACCTTGGGGAATCTACAGAGTTCCTTGTCCCATCCCTGCTGCCCCCCCACCGGGACAACACAGCCGAAGTCCTGAAGGGCAATGGGACGGAATGGAGtgaaaatggaggaggaagaagggaatgagTAAGAGAAGCACCATTTCTTTTAAGGAGTCCGAGCCTGCAGGGTGGGGAAAATTAGACACGGAGGATTCAAAGCAGCAAGAGTTAGAATGTCTTCCCCTCACCACCGCCCCACCAGCCTCATCGGAGCCGCAGATAAGAGGGGATGGAATAGTTGAAGAGGAGGAAGTCCATCTTGTATAAATTAAAGAGTCTTCTTTGGTAGAAAGGGCTGATGCCCTCAAAGAAGTGGGCCGCCATGTTGTCCGTGGTCTTGGCGTTCTTGGACGAGGCTGGGAAACGCACCCCAGCCTGGTCGGCCCCGGCCAAGTGCAGGATGTAAGCGGCGTCCTCGGCCAGCGTCTCGTATTTGCCCACCACGTCGTAATGGACGATGCAGGGGTGGCAGAGCGAGTGAGCTCGCTCCCAGTGTTCGTTGAACGGTTCCTCCTGCTGGGTCCGGGGGTCCAGCAGGTAGTAGAGGAACTCCTCGAAGCGCACGTCATGCCCTCGGGCCAGCGCCTCGGGGCTGGGTTGCTGCCGGTGGCGCCGGATGATCTTCGTCCCGTAGCGCTTGTGGAAGGCGGTGTTGTAGCTGCGGGTGAACTTGTTGCGGTAGGCTGAGACCAGGCGCTCGAACGGCTCCCGCACGAACAGGAACTTGAGGTAGCTGCGCAGGCGCCGGTTGATCTCTGCCGGACTGTACTCTGCCAGCGTCCGCAGGTTGGCCGGGACGTGGGCCTCGTGGGCCGGGATCTCCAGGGGGTCACGGTACTTGCCCTGGCCGGTGAGCACCATCATCACCCGTTTCCAGTTGGTGCAGGCCACCTTGGGCACGTAACAGTACAGGAGGCCGTGCTCGTCGTCAACCACCAAGTGGCGCAGGTCCTCCGGGGTCAGCAGGCGTCTCTTCAGGGTGTAGCGGCTGCAGACCCTGTCCAGCAGCTCCCTGCGCCGCTGGTGGGCCacctgaagggaggagggtgggaactATGGGGCCGGACAGAGGAAACGAGAGAGACCGTTAGCGGGCCCGCCCCTTCCTTATGTGCCACCGTGGGCCGCACCACCGCCGAAAGGGCGTCCTGGCTTGgaccccctctccccgaccctccGAAGCCCCTGGAGGAAGAGCCACCGGCCCACGTTTTGGTCCCGAATCTGACTGCATTCCACCCTGAGGCAGCAGAAGCTTCAGATGTCGGTTGCCCCCGTCGGGCCTGAAGAGAGCCCCATTCTGCTCCACTGCCTTGGTGATTTCCCTCCGCCCCGGCAACCTCCATCCTATTGGGTTCTCCCTCCCCAAGGGCCTTCTTCAGGAAGCCCGGAGGATTCTGCCCGGAGTTCGGCTATCCAGGCAAATCCTAGACTGCAGTCGGGagccccccgactccctctctgcccccacaaaGCTTCCCCCTTGTGTAGGGGTTGGGGCAAGTACTGGGGGGTGTCCCCCAGAACCACGCTTTTGGAAGCTCTCCTCAAGTTCCTCCCAACTCCAGGGGGCTGCGGCCTTCCCTGCTAGCCTGCCGGGGCTGAGGTTCTGTCAGCAGAGAGAGCTGGtgagtctataataataataatggcatttgttaagcacttactatatgccaagcactgttctaagcgctgaggtagatatgaggtaatcaggttgtcccatgtggggctcacagacaatcacagatgaggtaactgaggcacagagaagttaaatgacttgtccaaggtcacacagctgatacatggcaaagcggggattagaacccacaatctctgactctcaagcccgtgctctttccactaagccactgaatCTCCCTACCCATATCAAACCGATGACCAGGAGGgtgggtcagcgaggaggcattCTAACAGGGATGTTATGCAGGGTTAGAGAGAAAAGATTCCAGAGTGAAGACCAGACAAAACCAAAATCTGACCAGAACCACTTAGCCTTAGCAGAATCTACAGTCCCTCATTAATCAATGGCAcagtacagctctgccacttgcctgctatctgggcaggtcacgtaatttctctgtgccctcagtttcctcctctgaaaaacaggaataaaatacctgttctccctcactcttagactggaagacccatgcaggacaggagctgtgtctgtcctgataaccctgtctctctcccagggCTTTAGTACAGAACTAggaacacagtgaacacttaataaatattatcatcatcactccaTCACTTATTTTCTTTAGGGATCCATCCAATCGGCAGCTTCCACAACCTGCTATACCCTTCAGCAaagatctggagggggagagggttggcAATCTATGCCCGGCCCACCCAAGGATCTTAACTTTCTGCCATTCCTTTTATATCTCCTCCCCAGCCAAGTCCTCAAGAGATTGGTAATGATctttgtgggggaggagggtgtggcATCAACAGATTCATGATTAGCTCACTTGGCTAAGTTGCTAACTTAAATGCCCTGATGGTTAAATGACTTCTTCTGTCCCCCGGAGTCTGTCATCCCtctaatatcaccaagatccgccctttcctttccatccaaacggctatcttaatggtacaggctctcataatatcctggctggattattgtgtcagccttccctctgatctcccttcctcctgtctctccccgctccagtctattcttcattccactgcccggatcatcttcctgcagaaatgctctgggcatgtcactcccctccttaaaaacctccagtggttgcctatcaacctccacacgaaacaaaaacttctcactctaggcttcaaggctctccatcaccttgccccctcctagctctcctcccttctctttctactgcccaccccgcacgctccgctcctctaccgctcacctcctcatcgtctcccgttc
This sequence is a window from Ornithorhynchus anatinus isolate Pmale09 chromosome X2, mOrnAna1.pri.v4, whole genome shotgun sequence. Protein-coding genes within it:
- the LOC100088952 gene encoding carbohydrate sulfotransferase 11-like — protein: MRKRRVQRMVLATCVGSLLLVIFYFQSNLNPAAEDRILRTDWFGKSGRSPLQALYDSDQFPPSSLQVAHQRRRELLDRVCSRYTLKRRLLTPEDLRHLVVDDEHGLLYCYVPKVACTNWKRVMMVLTGQGKYRDPLEIPAHEAHVPANLRTLAEYSPAEINRRLRSYLKFLFVREPFERLVSAYRNKFTRSYNTAFHKRYGTKIIRRHRQQPSPEALARGHDVRFEEFLYYLLDPRTQQEEPFNEHWERAHSLCHPCIVHYDVVGKYETLAEDAAYILHLAGADQAGVRFPASSKNAKTTDNMAAHFFEGISPFYQRRLFNLYKMDFLLFNYSIPSYLRLR